One part of the Candidatus Bathyarchaeota archaeon genome encodes these proteins:
- a CDS encoding ion channel, which translates to MSAVLIVAGVSIKQERIIGPITLLIVSATLVIVWIFTIQGSLRSEELARFFTTVSFSLIGALIFINIINTARKRALETDFIWGGVATYLLIGLSFASVYRLVEISTPGSFLSASVPPRYDFSSFIYFSYYSLTTIGGLMTPNTLQAQSLVMLEPIIGTLFIAIFISRLIGVVGNKQTESPKEKPLSAAE; encoded by the coding sequence GTGTCGGCGGTGCTGATAGTCGCCGGAGTTTCCATCAAACAAGAGAGAATAATCGGCCCAATCACCCTGCTGATAGTTTCTGCGACGCTAGTTATTGTTTGGATATTTACCATCCAAGGCAGCCTACGCAGCGAGGAACTCGCACGGTTTTTCACCACGGTTTCTTTCTCGCTTATCGGGGCCTTGATTTTCATTAACATAATCAATACGGCACGCAAAAGAGCGCTTGAAACCGATTTCATATGGGGCGGCGTCGCAACGTATCTTTTGATCGGGTTGAGTTTCGCTTCTGTTTACCGGTTAGTTGAAATTTCTACTCCGGGGTCTTTTCTGAGCGCCTCGGTTCCGCCCAGGTACGATTTTTCCAGTTTCATCTACTTCAGCTACTACTCTTTAACGACGATAGGGGGACTTATGACGCCTAACACGTTGCAGGCGCAGTCGCTTGTGATGCTGGAACCCATCATCGGAACACTGTTTATCGCCATCTTTATTTCGCGGCTAATAGGCGTCGTGGGAAACAAACAAACTGAGTCGCCGAAAGAGAAACCCCTGTCTGCTGCAGAATGA
- a CDS encoding type II toxin-antitoxin system VapC family toxin, translating to MSFNFIIDTYAWIEYFKASKMGETAKEYIESEHAVTPTIVVSEISRKLLKDIELGNETREGRLRRLEFIRATSRIVELDFDTAVEAGELNEELNEKANGWGLADSIILCVAKSLGGKVVTGDEHFRKLKEVVFIKTETPTQ from the coding sequence ATGAGCTTTAACTTCATAATCGATACGTACGCTTGGATTGAATATTTTAAGGCTTCAAAAATGGGAGAAACCGCAAAAGAATACATAGAAAGCGAACATGCAGTGACGCCGACGATTGTGGTGTCAGAAATCAGCCGAAAACTGCTAAAGGACATTGAGCTTGGCAATGAGACACGTGAGGGGCGACTTAGAAGACTTGAGTTCATAAGGGCAACAAGCAGAATAGTTGAGCTTGACTTTGATACCGCAGTTGAAGCTGGAGAATTAAATGAAGAACTTAATGAGAAAGCAAATGGCTGGGGCTTAGCAGATTCCATTATTCTCTGTGTCGCTAAGAGTCTAGGCGGGAAAGTCGTGACGGGAGACGAGCACTTCCGCAAATTAAAAGAGGTAGTTTTCATTAAAACCGAGACGCCGACGCAGTGA